A genomic segment from Janthinobacterium sp. 64 encodes:
- a CDS encoding cache domain-containing protein — translation MPKFTPAICLSLMLAAATLPSIASAAEGGATRADAEAMVKKGVAYIKSAGDAKAYGEITAKSPQFILHDLYLVVYKLDGTVAAHGANQKMVGKNLIELKDIDGKAFVKERVDLAKSKGTFWQEYKFTNPETKKIEPKAMYCEKLAETVVCGGIYL, via the coding sequence ATGCCCAAGTTCACCCCTGCCATTTGCCTGTCGCTCATGCTTGCCGCCGCCACCTTGCCATCCATCGCCAGCGCGGCCGAAGGCGGCGCCACGCGCGCCGATGCCGAAGCCATGGTCAAGAAAGGCGTGGCCTACATCAAGAGCGCCGGTGACGCCAAGGCGTATGGCGAGATCACGGCCAAATCGCCGCAATTCATCCTGCACGACCTGTACCTGGTCGTCTATAAACTCGACGGCACGGTCGCCGCGCATGGCGCCAACCAGAAAATGGTGGGCAAGAATTTGATCGAACTGAAGGATATCGACGGCAAGGCCTTCGTCAAGGAACGAGTCGACCTGGCCAAGAGCAAGGGTACGTTCTGGCAGGAATACAAATTCACGAACCCGGAAACCAAGAAGATCGAGCCGAAGGCCATGTACTGCGAAAAACTGGCCGAGACCGTCGTCTGCGGCGGCATCTACCTGTAA
- a CDS encoding c-type cytochrome has translation MFSWLAAMLLAFCASAVAAPAPTASPELIKRGEYVARLGDCVACHTSPNGAAMAGGLELKTPFGTLYSTNITPDAKTGLGTYSFAQFDRAMRKGVAADGHKLYPAMPYPSYAKITPDDMQALYAYLQRGVAPVAQQNRETDMKWPFSMRWGLSLWNAVFLDDAPFKPDSAKSAMWNRGSYIAQGLGHCGSCHTPRGVAFQEKTMGQEGGSGKLYLSGFTFDGWHAVNLRNLWTPGDIVQLLKTGRNSFGTAAGSMTEVITHSTQYFTDADLDALAYYLHGLPARDGAAAPARKTAPVVAASNDALYNTRGGLGYLQFCATCHRRDGRGVDNIFPPLAQNDSVQSKDATSVIHIALTGWQSAVTQHSPRSFGMPAYDRLSDTELAEILTFVRGKWGNQGAPVTPAQIARVRKELKLKTPDAGGFVTPRFAALTADPNANQLIHGMQLMTETRARLPHNVGNDLNCSSCHLNGGTVANGSPFLGISAFFPAEAPRAGKVINLGERINGCFRRSMHGKPLPVDGPDLQAMVAYIDWMKGATQANDKVAGRGVAKIDRALLPDPVHGKKVYAEQCAVCHGANGEGIRGANGVLAFPPLWGERSFNIGAGMARTYTAAGFVKANMVMGHGQKFPLGQGNLSDQDAVDVAEYFTHMPRPDFPDKVKDWPKGGKPKDARY, from the coding sequence ATGTTCAGCTGGCTTGCCGCAATGCTGCTGGCCTTCTGCGCCAGCGCCGTGGCTGCGCCTGCGCCCACGGCCTCGCCCGAACTGATCAAGCGCGGCGAATATGTCGCCCGCCTCGGCGACTGCGTGGCTTGCCACACCAGCCCGAACGGCGCCGCCATGGCCGGCGGCCTGGAGCTGAAAACGCCGTTCGGCACCCTCTACAGCACGAATATCACGCCGGACGCGAAGACCGGGCTGGGCACGTACAGCTTCGCCCAATTCGACCGCGCCATGCGCAAGGGCGTGGCGGCCGATGGCCACAAGCTGTATCCGGCCATGCCCTACCCGTCCTACGCGAAGATCACGCCCGACGACATGCAGGCGCTGTACGCCTATTTGCAGCGGGGCGTGGCGCCCGTGGCGCAGCAAAACCGCGAAACGGACATGAAATGGCCGTTCAGCATGCGCTGGGGCTTGTCCTTGTGGAATGCCGTCTTCCTCGACGATGCGCCATTCAAGCCCGACAGTGCCAAGTCGGCCATGTGGAACCGCGGCAGCTACATCGCCCAGGGTCTCGGTCATTGCGGCTCCTGCCACACGCCGCGCGGCGTGGCTTTCCAGGAAAAAACCATGGGCCAGGAGGGCGGCAGCGGCAAGCTCTATCTGTCCGGCTTCACGTTTGACGGCTGGCATGCGGTGAACTTGCGCAATCTGTGGACACCGGGCGACATCGTGCAATTGCTGAAAACCGGCCGCAACAGCTTCGGCACGGCGGCCGGCAGCATGACGGAAGTCATCACCCACAGCACGCAATACTTCACGGATGCCGACCTCGATGCGCTGGCGTATTACCTGCACGGCTTGCCGGCCAGGGATGGGGCAGCAGCGCCAGCAAGGAAAACGGCGCCCGTCGTGGCGGCCAGCAACGATGCGCTGTACAACACGCGCGGCGGCCTCGGCTACCTGCAGTTTTGCGCCACCTGCCACCGCCGCGATGGCCGTGGCGTGGACAACATCTTCCCGCCGCTGGCGCAGAACGACTCGGTGCAGTCGAAAGACGCCACCTCCGTCATCCATATCGCGCTGACGGGCTGGCAATCGGCCGTCACGCAGCACTCGCCCCGCTCGTTCGGCATGCCCGCGTATGACCGCCTGTCGGACACGGAACTGGCGGAAATCCTCACCTTTGTGCGCGGCAAGTGGGGCAACCAGGGCGCGCCCGTCACGCCTGCGCAGATCGCCAGAGTGCGCAAGGAGCTCAAGCTCAAGACGCCGGACGCGGGCGGCTTCGTCACGCCCCGCTTCGCCGCCCTGACGGCCGATCCGAATGCCAATCAATTGATCCACGGCATGCAACTGATGACGGAAACGCGCGCCCGCCTGCCGCACAACGTGGGCAACGACCTCAATTGCAGCAGTTGCCACCTGAATGGCGGCACCGTGGCCAACGGTTCGCCCTTCCTCGGCATTTCCGCCTTCTTCCCGGCGGAAGCGCCGCGCGCCGGCAAGGTGATTAACTTGGGCGAGCGCATCAACGGCTGCTTCCGCCGCTCCATGCACGGCAAGCCCCTGCCCGTGGACGGCCCCGACCTGCAGGCGATGGTCGCCTATATCGACTGGATGAAGGGCGCCACGCAGGCGAACGACAAGGTGGCGGGACGCGGCGTGGCCAAGATAGACCGTGCGCTGCTGCCCGATCCCGTGCATGGCAAAAAAGTGTATGCCGAGCAATGCGCCGTCTGCCATGGCGCGAATGGCGAGGGCATCCGGGGCGCCAATGGCGTGCTGGCCTTCCCGCCGCTGTGGGGAGAGCGCTCGTTCAATATCGGCGCCGGCATGGCCCGCACCTATACGGCGGCCGGCTTCGTCAAGGCCAACATGGTGATGGGCCATGGCCAGAAATTCCCCCTGGGGCAAGGCAACCTGTCCGACCAGGACGCCGTCGACGTGGCCGAGTATTTCACGCACATGCCGCGTCCGGACTTCCCCGACAAGGTCAAGGATTGGCCGAAAGGCGGCAAGCCCAAGGATGCGCGCTACTGA
- a CDS encoding DUF4142 domain-containing protein, translating into MRISTTSSRTPSLKSVAIGAAVALLSGIAINSIAAAAPGAYDKQFLSKAADAGSTEIAASKVAQSKSSNAQVKTFADAMVADHTKVADELKQLASSKQIEVSDQPGKKHQAQIDKLSRLEGQSFDKEYAASIGVAAHQEAVKLFSDASQKASDPDIKAFAAKTLPALQHHLEMANTLHAALAK; encoded by the coding sequence ATGCGTATCTCCACCACCAGTTCCCGCACGCCCTCCCTGAAAAGCGTGGCCATCGGCGCCGCCGTGGCGCTGCTGAGCGGCATCGCCATCAACAGCATCGCCGCCGCCGCGCCGGGCGCGTACGACAAGCAATTCCTCAGCAAGGCAGCGGACGCGGGCAGTACGGAAATTGCCGCCAGCAAAGTGGCGCAAAGCAAGAGCAGCAATGCGCAAGTAAAGACATTTGCCGATGCCATGGTTGCGGACCACACCAAAGTGGCCGATGAGCTGAAACAGTTGGCCAGCAGCAAGCAGATCGAGGTCAGCGACCAGCCCGGCAAAAAGCACCAGGCGCAGATCGACAAGCTGAGCCGCCTGGAAGGCCAGTCCTTCGACAAGGAATATGCGGCCAGCATCGGCGTGGCAGCGCACCAAGAGGCCGTGAAGCTGTTCTCGGACGCCAGCCAGAAGGCCAGCGATCCCGATATCAAGGCTTTTGCCGCCAAAACCTTGCCCGCATTGCAGCATCACCTGGAAATGGCGAATACCCTGCACGCGGCATTGGCGAAATAG
- a CDS encoding methyl-accepting chemotaxis protein produces MKIAQKMLIVPLAALACLLAMGALSYFAMQQNESRMRELKDVTLAAERLANQQAIALGQVHADVYAKIAIAASLTDEQFKQFGAQTDGQLNAIAQGLKELQKFSGATTEAGQALPGVERYRASVAQALDLASMDPNTGVAAMQNAATHYQQVRGQLRQVLLNLDQRTVVALQETKNAGQRAGWLSLGTMAIGFALLALIATWVARSVVRPIDEACRAAESLAAGDLTMRIDARGDDEVGKLSRALATVVKNWNTLLGEIRQAGSTITVEASEIALGNADLSARTESQAHSLQETATSMHALTDTVRENASHAHQANQMVLSTSNVALEGGRVVGQVVETMGSIKASSGRIVDIIAVIDGIAFQTNILALNAAVEAARAGEQGRGFAVVATEVRGLAQRSATAAREIKQLIEDSVARIETGSELADSAGRTMGDIVASVHQVTEIMNDITAASQRQSKGIEEVNNAITEMDELTQRNAALVEQSAAAAQSMQDQAHDLLRVVDAFRLGDGGPPLLPR; encoded by the coding sequence ATGAAAATCGCACAGAAGATGTTGATCGTCCCGCTGGCCGCGCTGGCTTGCCTGCTGGCCATGGGAGCCTTGTCCTACTTCGCCATGCAGCAAAACGAAAGCCGCATGCGCGAACTGAAAGACGTCACCCTGGCGGCCGAGCGGCTTGCCAACCAGCAGGCCATAGCATTGGGCCAGGTGCATGCCGACGTGTATGCGAAGATCGCCATCGCCGCCAGCCTGACGGACGAGCAATTCAAGCAATTCGGCGCGCAAACGGATGGCCAGCTGAACGCCATCGCGCAAGGCTTGAAGGAACTGCAGAAATTCTCGGGCGCCACCACGGAGGCGGGCCAGGCGCTGCCCGGCGTCGAACGCTACCGGGCCAGCGTGGCGCAGGCGCTCGACCTGGCCTCGATGGACCCGAATACGGGCGTGGCAGCAATGCAAAATGCCGCCACGCACTACCAGCAAGTGCGCGGGCAGCTGCGCCAGGTGCTGCTCAATCTTGACCAGCGCACGGTTGTTGCCTTGCAGGAAACAAAAAATGCGGGCCAGCGCGCCGGCTGGCTGTCGCTGGGCACCATGGCCATCGGCTTTGCCTTGCTGGCCCTGATCGCCACCTGGGTGGCCCGTTCCGTCGTGCGTCCCATCGATGAGGCTTGCCGCGCCGCCGAAAGCCTGGCTGCGGGCGACCTGACCATGCGCATCGATGCCCGGGGCGACGACGAGGTGGGCAAGCTGTCGCGGGCGCTGGCCACCGTGGTGAAAAACTGGAATACTTTATTGGGCGAAATACGCCAGGCGGGCTCCACCATCACGGTGGAAGCGAGTGAAATCGCGCTCGGCAATGCGGACTTGTCGGCCCGCACGGAGTCGCAAGCTCATTCTTTGCAGGAAACGGCCACGTCCATGCATGCCTTGACCGATACCGTGCGCGAAAACGCCAGCCATGCGCACCAGGCCAACCAGATGGTGCTGTCGACCTCGAACGTGGCGCTGGAAGGCGGCCGCGTGGTGGGCCAGGTGGTCGAAACGATGGGCTCGATCAAGGCCAGTTCCGGGCGCATCGTCGATATCATCGCCGTCATCGACGGCATCGCGTTCCAGACCAATATCCTCGCCTTGAACGCGGCCGTGGAAGCGGCGCGCGCGGGCGAACAGGGGCGCGGTTTTGCCGTCGTCGCCACCGAAGTGCGGGGCCTGGCGCAGCGCTCGGCCACGGCGGCGCGCGAAATCAAGCAGCTGATCGAGGATTCCGTGGCCAGGATAGAAACGGGCAGCGAGCTGGCCGACAGCGCCGGGCGCACCATGGGCGATATTGTCGCCTCCGTCCACCAGGTGACGGAAATCATGAACGACATCACGGCGGCCAGCCAGCGCCAGAGCAAGGGCATCGAGGAAGTCAACAATGCCATCACGGAAATGGATGAATTGACGCAGCGCAATGCCGCCCTGGTCGAGCAATCGGCGGCCGCCGCGCAAAGCATGCAAGACCAGGCGCATGATTTATTGCGCGTGGTTGACGCCTTCCGCCTCGGTGATGGCGGCCCGCCGCTGCTGCCGCGTTAG
- the cadR gene encoding Cd(II)/Pb(II)-responsive transcriptional regulator: MRIGELAKRTDCDVETVRYYEKAGLLQEPGRNSAGYREYREEHQERLQFIRHCRSLQIGLTDIRALLEFKNNPAEGCQSVNELLDHHILRIAEQMANLQTLQQQLVTLRHQCDQPQPSQDCAILQNLSEAASGHDCACHTELH; the protein is encoded by the coding sequence ATGCGTATCGGAGAACTGGCCAAACGGACAGATTGTGACGTGGAAACCGTGCGTTACTATGAAAAGGCGGGTTTGCTGCAGGAACCGGGGCGCAACAGCGCCGGCTACCGCGAGTACCGCGAAGAACACCAGGAACGGCTGCAATTCATCCGCCATTGCCGCTCGCTGCAGATCGGCTTGACCGATATCCGCGCCTTGCTGGAATTTAAGAACAACCCGGCCGAAGGCTGCCAGAGCGTCAATGAGTTGCTCGACCACCATATCCTGCGCATCGCCGAGCAAATGGCGAATTTGCAAACCCTGCAGCAGCAACTGGTGACCCTGCGCCACCAGTGCGACCAGCCGCAGCCGTCGCAAGACTGCGCGATTTTGCAAAACCTGTCCGAAGCTGCCAGCGGCCACGACTGCGCCTGTCATACCGAACTTCACTAA
- a CDS encoding SDR family NAD(P)-dependent oxidoreductase, translated as MTAFNYTNQTVLITGASSGIGRVFAETLAARGAHLLLLARSGAVLDSLARELSQRHGIRAHALVADLSLPGAAQNAHAEACALGMPPDVLINNAGFATHGRFESIALARQAAEVTVNCTALMELTHCALPHMLAQGRGAIINVASTAALQPDPYMAVYGASKAFVLSFSEALWAENRSRGVRVLALCPGATETAFFDVVAAPEAAVGKRMAPQDVVDEALLALDRGRSSHVAGRPNRLLAWLPRLLPRQTVLGIVEGMLKPKAA; from the coding sequence ATGACCGCCTTCAACTATACCAACCAAACCGTGCTGATCACGGGCGCCTCGTCCGGCATCGGCCGCGTCTTTGCGGAAACCCTGGCCGCGCGCGGCGCGCATTTGCTGCTGCTGGCGCGCTCGGGCGCCGTGCTCGACAGCCTGGCCAGGGAACTTTCCCAGCGGCACGGCATCCGCGCGCACGCGCTGGTCGCCGACTTGAGCCTGCCCGGCGCCGCCCAGAATGCCCATGCAGAGGCCTGCGCGCTGGGCATGCCGCCCGACGTACTGATCAATAACGCAGGGTTCGCCACGCATGGCAGGTTCGAGAGCATCGCTCTGGCGCGCCAGGCGGCCGAGGTGACCGTCAATTGCACGGCCCTGATGGAACTGACGCACTGCGCCTTGCCGCACATGCTGGCGCAAGGACGGGGCGCCATCATCAACGTGGCGTCCACGGCGGCCCTGCAGCCCGATCCCTACATGGCGGTCTACGGCGCCAGCAAGGCTTTCGTGCTGTCGTTTTCGGAAGCGCTGTGGGCGGAAAACCGCAGCCGCGGCGTGCGCGTGCTGGCCCTGTGCCCGGGCGCCACGGAAACGGCCTTTTTCGATGTGGTCGCCGCGCCCGAAGCGGCCGTGGGCAAGCGCATGGCGCCGCAGGACGTCGTCGATGAAGCGCTGCTGGCGCTGGACCGGGGCCGTAGCAGCCACGTGGCGGGCCGGCCTAACCGGCTGCTGGCCTGGCTGCCGCGCTTGTTGCCGCGTCAGACCGTGCTGGGCATCGTGGAGGGCATGCTCAAGCCGAAGGCGGCGTAG
- a CDS encoding NRAMP family divalent metal transporter, which yields MQTDSGHEAPSDTWLGKLGPGLITGAADDDPSGIATYSQAGAQFGFGMLWTVCLTFPLMLGIQVISAKIGRVSGHGLATNIRRHYPRSLLYAIVGLLLLANVINIAADVAAMGDALTLIIGGPTHLYAVGFGLLSLLLQVFIPYQQYVRILKWLTLGLLAYVATVLTVHIPWGEVALRTVWPQFTWSAGAVTMIVAVFGTTISPYLFFWQASQEVEDLQADAGAQALRRTPEQAPRQFQRIKMDTAIGMGFSNLVAFFIMLTTAVTLGAQGITHIDTSAQAASALRPIAGEFAFALFSLGIIGTGLLAIPVLAGSAAYAMAGAFHWKNSLELAPRAAKKFYGIIVTATVIGAALCFSPLDPIKALYWSAVINGVISVPIMALMMLMASRPAIMGSLTISRRLRALGWLATLVMATAVLAMFASMAF from the coding sequence ATGCAGACCGACAGCGGCCACGAGGCCCCATCCGACACCTGGCTGGGCAAGCTGGGGCCCGGCCTGATCACGGGCGCGGCCGATGACGACCCCAGCGGCATCGCCACGTATTCGCAGGCGGGCGCGCAGTTCGGTTTCGGCATGCTGTGGACCGTCTGCCTGACGTTCCCCCTGATGCTCGGCATCCAGGTCATCAGCGCCAAGATCGGCCGGGTCAGCGGCCATGGGCTGGCGACGAATATCCGCCGCCACTACCCCCGCTCCCTGCTGTATGCCATCGTCGGCTTGCTGCTGCTGGCCAATGTCATCAATATCGCCGCCGACGTGGCCGCCATGGGCGATGCCCTGACCCTGATCATCGGCGGTCCCACCCATTTGTACGCCGTGGGCTTCGGCTTGCTCTCGCTGCTGCTGCAAGTGTTTATTCCCTATCAACAGTACGTGCGCATCCTGAAATGGCTGACCCTGGGCTTGCTGGCCTATGTGGCCACCGTGCTGACGGTGCACATTCCGTGGGGCGAAGTGGCGCTGCGCACGGTGTGGCCGCAATTCACCTGGTCGGCCGGTGCCGTGACCATGATCGTGGCCGTGTTCGGCACGACGATCAGCCCCTATCTGTTTTTCTGGCAGGCATCGCAGGAAGTGGAAGACTTGCAAGCCGATGCCGGCGCGCAAGCCTTGCGCCGCACGCCCGAGCAGGCGCCACGCCAATTCCAGCGCATCAAGATGGACACGGCCATCGGCATGGGCTTTTCCAACCTGGTGGCCTTCTTCATCATGCTGACGACGGCCGTGACCCTGGGCGCGCAAGGCATCACGCATATCGACACGTCCGCCCAGGCTGCCTCCGCCCTGCGTCCCATCGCGGGCGAGTTCGCGTTTGCCCTGTTCAGCCTGGGCATCATCGGCACGGGCTTGCTGGCCATTCCCGTGCTGGCCGGCTCGGCCGCCTACGCCATGGCGGGCGCCTTCCACTGGAAAAACAGCCTGGAACTGGCGCCCCGGGCCGCCAAGAAGTTCTACGGCATCATCGTCACGGCCACCGTGATCGGCGCGGCCCTGTGCTTTTCGCCGCTCGACCCCATCAAGGCCCTGTACTGGAGCGCCGTCATCAATGGCGTCATTTCCGTGCCCATCATGGCCCTGATGATGCTGATGGCGTCGCGTCCCGCCATCATGGGCAGCTTGACCATTTCGCGCCGCCTGCGGGCGCTGGGCTGGCTGGCTACCCTCGTCATGGCGACGGCTGTGCTGGCCATGTTCGCCAGCATGGCCTTCTGA
- a CDS encoding MerR family transcriptional regulator, translating into MRIGEITRLTGVSKDTVRFYERQGLLDEAPQPGMTNNYKEYSAQALRRIELIGHAKALGFTLKEIAEVIAVWQENALDAATKRVMLETKIAQIDDKARSMAVLRAGLVDALAKVETGCEDGVAVARNLQG; encoded by the coding sequence ATGCGCATCGGAGAAATCACCCGCCTGACGGGCGTCAGCAAGGACACGGTGCGCTTCTACGAGCGCCAGGGGCTGCTGGACGAAGCGCCGCAGCCGGGCATGACGAACAACTATAAAGAGTACTCGGCGCAAGCCTTGCGCCGGATCGAGCTGATCGGCCATGCCAAGGCGCTGGGTTTTACCTTGAAGGAAATCGCCGAAGTCATTGCCGTCTGGCAGGAAAACGCGCTCGATGCGGCCACCAAACGGGTCATGCTGGAAACGAAAATCGCTCAGATCGACGACAAGGCCCGCTCGATGGCCGTGCTGCGGGCCGGTCTCGTCGATGCGCTGGCGAAGGTGGAGACGGGCTGCGAAGATGGCGTCGCGGTCGCAAGAAACTTACAAGGATAA
- a CDS encoding SMI1/KNR4 family protein, whose protein sequence is MSYYTQYRHLALEGAKPAPTAQQIAAIETLLEAPLPPTFLAFLQVANGAWFDYTTDVPDGNGGVEKMGFNTFFSADEGDFCDETLVGEIRAARQHTDMPARILPFARDGGNSMVYLDLTEDGGGRVLAYVQELPEWTGKRAHGFIELAHSFDAWLDSLYIDRDTVLDELEHSVSEPSHLDAMEEWLDIGMPAWRRDAGIAALFALKQVELCANEQD, encoded by the coding sequence ATGAGTTACTACACGCAATACCGCCACCTGGCGCTCGAGGGCGCCAAGCCTGCCCCCACGGCGCAGCAGATCGCCGCCATCGAAACCCTGCTGGAAGCACCGTTGCCGCCCACCTTTCTGGCTTTCCTGCAAGTGGCAAACGGCGCCTGGTTCGACTACACCACGGATGTGCCGGACGGTAACGGCGGCGTGGAAAAAATGGGTTTCAATACCTTCTTCAGCGCCGACGAGGGCGATTTCTGCGATGAAACCTTGGTGGGCGAGATCCGCGCCGCGCGCCAGCATACGGACATGCCGGCGCGCATCCTGCCGTTCGCCCGCGATGGCGGCAATTCCATGGTCTATCTGGACCTGACGGAAGACGGCGGCGGCCGCGTGCTGGCCTATGTACAGGAGTTGCCGGAGTGGACGGGCAAGCGCGCCCACGGTTTCATCGAACTGGCGCACTCTTTCGATGCCTGGCTGGACAGCCTGTATATCGACCGCGACACGGTGCTCGACGAACTCGAACACAGCGTCTCGGAGCCCTCCCACCTGGATGCGATGGAAGAATGGCTCGATATCGGCATGCCCGCCTGGCGCCGCGATGCGGGCATCGCCGCCTTGTTTGCGCTGAAACAAGTCGAATTGTGCGCTAACGAACAGGACTAG